GCGAAAAAAGGCAAACAAGGATGAAACGCAACCTTCACTGTTGTCAGTCAGAGAAAATCAATTAGTTAAATCAGAAAACTTAGCGGCCATTGGTTACATTGCTACGGACGTAACGTATGCGGTTAACGTGTCGTTAGATGAGTTGCATGAGCAATTAGAGTCAAGTGGTGATAGTGCTAAAGCTAGCTCGCTTAAGTCTGCTGTAACCCTATTAGATAATTTTAATACCATCGCCGCAGACCAAGACGACACTGACGTTCAGCAATTTGATTTAATTGCATACATTCAAAAAATGATGATGCTTTATCAATTTGAGTTTGAGCAAAGCAGCACTGCATATAATTATACTGGCGAAAATGCTTTAACGATTAGATCAGTACCTAGCTATATTGCACTGGTATTAATGAGTGTGGTTAATAATGCGTTGAAGCACGGTTTTGACAATAAAGGCCATGGTAAATTAACGTTAAACGTTGAAAAAGGAGTGAAAGGCGGTGCTAAAATTACCGTGGCTGATGACGGTAAAGGGATGAGTAAAGAGGTGTTGGCTCAAGTGTTTACACCATTTTTTACTACTGCAAGTGACCGTGGATACGTTGGTGCAGGTATGAGCACTAGTTATGAACTGATCAAAGAAAAATTATCAGGCAATATTGAGATTGAAAGTGAGGAAGGAAAGGGCACTAAGGTAACAATTACCTTGCCATAAATTCCTTGGCTATATCAACAACCCTAAGTTCAATTGTTGAGTTTAGGGTTGTTTAAGTCCAGAAAAACTGACTTAATCGTAACCACCCTCACCGCAACTATCACAGTCTCCAGCAGTGTAATGCCAAGACTCAGCAATAATACCTAGAGTGGCTATCCAAGATTTCGATGTGTCTTCGCTTTAATATTTGCTCTACAGCAATAAAAAATCATATAACCTTTAAAACGTCACTTGGTAAACATCAATTTTGAAACCACGGAAATTTGACGACTTAATCAATTCAAAGCCTGTTCTATTTGCCACGTTAACAGAGCCAATATTTTCTGGTTCAATGAGCGCATGCACAGCTTTTAATTTTAATGTGTTTTTTGCATAACCTAATAAAGCCCGTGTTGTTTCAATAGCATAGCCCTTACCTTGTTGATGAATCGCCAGTCGATAATTAATGTGAATTATTTTTTTTGAATCTAACTCATCTTCGTTTAGGCCACAAATGCCAACAAACGCTGTATTAGTTGATTCATAAATCGCCCAGCGTCCATACTGTTTTTGCTCATATTGCTTCTGGCAGTTGTTAATATACGCCTTGATTTGTTCTTTCGAATGCACCCCTACAGTTGAGTATTTCATTACGATTGGGTCGGCTAATACTTTTGATAATGCATTTGCATCTTTATGAGTTATTTTGCGAATACACAGTCTATTTGTTTTGATTCCGTTCAATATGAACTCCATCAGTTAAATTCATCAATAGCCAATAAGCGCTAGCTGGCGAAAATGTGAAACGGCACAGGGCTATATCAGTACCGTTATTCAGTGTTTATTATGTTTTATCGGCGCAAAATCTAATGTCGTTTTTAAGCCACAGTGCGGGCTACTTCATTTCCCAAATTTGCCACATAGGTAGTTGTTGTTTATCTGCAAGCTGCATCGCCGTTGTTTGATAGTGTTCTGCTTTTTTAGAGTGTTCTAGCCCAGCCATTGCTTTGCTGTATTGATGATGCCACAGGGCATTATTTTTCCCTTGTACTGCCACTTTGTCTAATATCGTTTGGGCTTCTTGAAAGCGTTTTTTTGCATTGAACCCTTTTGCTAAATAGTTAGTGACACTGAGTAGAGAGCTAGGAAAGTCTTTTTCTACAGCAGCAAGCAATGCATCTACCTTATCGATTTGTTTGGAAGAAAAAACATATCGAGCAAGTTTATAGGCCTGTAACCACTCGATTCTAAAACCATTATAGTGCTGTTGTTTTTGCTTAAATGTCGCGAGTACATCGTCAATGTCTTTGTGTTCCGCTAAGGCGTACCCGTCTTCGTAGAAGTCTTTGAATAGGAAAGTCAGTGCGTCGACAATAGCGGGTAGCGAAGTACTGAAGTGATTTTCATCAGGGTAAGCTTTAAATTGTAATGGCCAGTTTTCTATATTCAAAGCCTGCAGTTTTTCTAATACCTTTTTAACACCCATGCCTTGCTCGTTAGCAACCGATAGAAATAATGGTGCAGGTTGTTTGCCTTGTTTTAATTGTGCACCAATGTATTGGCTAATATTGTCTGCAGCGGCGTAGTCGTCTACCCAGTAACTCGGACTCATGGCTAAAAAGGCATTAAAAGGCGTGTCTGCTTGGATCATGGTGTACGTGGTAAATAAACCGCCTAGTGAATAGCCTGACATAATGCGATTGTCGTTTGTGCGATATGCTTGATCAATAATAGGAACTAATTCAGTTGCTATGTACTGGTGAAATGATTTAGCGCCGCCAAAGTCGTGCTCTCCTTCAACCTGCCAAGTGGTGTGATAGATATAGTCAGCATTACCTTGGTTAGCGACACCAACAACAATCATTGGTGGGATTTTACCCATGCGAGCTAAATTCTTTGCTACTGCAGAAACATGCTGAAATTGAAAATCGCTGTCAATGACATAAAGTGTTGGATAGGTAAGATCATTATCGTGATAGTTTTCAGGTACATCGACCATAAAGCGACGTTCCTGATTGAGAATTTTTGATTGGTGGCTGTCAACATAGCCGCTAATAATAGGTTGTTGTGCACTGACGTTAAACGTGAGTAAAAATAAGATTAGCATCAAACGAAACATTATTTATTCCCTTTTCTTATTGTATTATTTTGGTCGTTAAGTTTTAGAAGGACGGCTTTTGATTGGCCTTCAAAGTCAAAAGCCAACGCCTCTCTTTTTGTGACTTGCGTGTTATGAATTTAAGCTTTCAATGAGTTCTATTTCTTCTCCGTCAGGGCCCGCATAAAATGCCACTTTGTTTATCACTTTTGTGGATTCTAGAAAGCGCACTGTAAAGGGTCCACGTAAAATATCAAGCCCATGACTTTCCATGTGCTCTATTGCCATAGCCAGATTGTCAACGCGTAGCGCAAAGTGAGCAATACAGCCTCTACCTTTTGTCTGATACATAGCAAAGGGAAATAATTCGATATACGTGCCATTGCCAACATCAAGTTTAATGTTTCCTTTGTTATAGCCTAAATCGCTATTAACACTGAAGCCAAATATATCTGTATAAAATAATACAGATTTCTTAATAGAGTTACAGCTTATGGCTACGTGGCATAAGTCCTTTTTACCTAAATCCTTTTTTACTCTATCACTAAGAGGTTGGAAAGGCTGATACTTGCACCTAAGAAGTGAAACACTGAGGATTACTACAATCCCGAGAAATCCTATGCGTGATTTGTGTTTTACTCACCAAGCCACTTGAATCGTGCTTCTTTCTCTAATTTATCAAACTCAGCTGCTGTTATTTTTCCATTGGCCAAATCATCTTTCGCAGGCCATACGATTTTCTGGTACTCGTATTCTATTGCGGCAAGAATATAACCCAGCTTTCGCTCCTTTATTTTCCCTTCATGAAAGAGCGACATTGCCAGTTTTTTATTCCAAGGTGCACCGTCTGGAGTCTCTGGAAGTGTAAAATCTAACGTGAGTAACCTCTTGTCTGATATCGTGAAACCTTTCTCAATGGAATCCTTAGCACACTCGTATAACATATAATCGATAGAGTCTTGTAGGCCATATAAATGCCAATCAAAGCCAGCAATGCAGCCGCCAACAATATTTCCATCTTTATCATTAATATTTATTGCTCTTTCAGCGCAACCTGAAAGAAATGAGGATAAGAACACTATTTTTAACAAATTCTGAAACATCTACTCACTCTATTAAACATGTCATGCCTGCCTATTAGGTATCATAATTTGCCAAAGCTGTGAATCGAAGTGAAAACCCTCGGTCATTTGCATATATGTTTATACCCTTCTTCCGGTAGACAAAAAATGAGCCCAGTCATTACGATGTCTTTTCTTACTGTCATTTACTGCAAGGTAGAGTTCAGTTCTATTTCTTCAGGCGTAGATTCATAAATTTGACGATCTTGGTTCCCCGAAATCGTAATAAACTTGTGTTCCATCAATAACTCGTAAGTAGCATTCGGAGCAATTGGGCCATAGAGAATGTCGC
This window of the Thalassotalea atypica genome carries:
- a CDS encoding alpha/beta hydrolase — its product is MFRLMLILFLLTFNVSAQQPIISGYVDSHQSKILNQERRFMVDVPENYHDNDLTYPTLYVIDSDFQFQHVSAVAKNLARMGKIPPMIVVGVANQGNADYIYHTTWQVEGEHDFGGAKSFHQYIATELVPIIDQAYRTNDNRIMSGYSLGGLFTTYTMIQADTPFNAFLAMSPSYWVDDYAAADNISQYIGAQLKQGKQPAPLFLSVANEQGMGVKKVLEKLQALNIENWPLQFKAYPDENHFSTSLPAIVDALTFLFKDFYEDGYALAEHKDIDDVLATFKQKQQHYNGFRIEWLQAYKLARYVFSSKQIDKVDALLAAVEKDFPSSLLSVTNYLAKGFNAKKRFQEAQTILDKVAVQGKNNALWHHQYSKAMAGLEHSKKAEHYQTTAMQLADKQQLPMWQIWEMK
- a CDS encoding metallophosphoesterase family protein, which produces MKVVVLSDIHSNVYALDAVINDTKKHAVDLKANLGDILYGPIAPNATYELLMEHKFITISGNQDRQIYESTPEEIELNSTLQ
- a CDS encoding GNAT family N-acetyltransferase, whose protein sequence is MNGIKTNRLCIRKITHKDANALSKVLADPIVMKYSTVGVHSKEQIKAYINNCQKQYEQKQYGRWAIYESTNTAFVGICGLNEDELDSKKIIHINYRLAIHQQGKGYAIETTRALLGYAKNTLKLKAVHALIEPENIGSVNVANRTGFELIKSSNFRGFKIDVYQVTF
- a CDS encoding VOC family protein, whose protein sequence is MGFLGIVVILSVSLLRCKYQPFQPLSDRVKKDLGKKDLCHVAISCNSIKKSVLFYTDIFGFSVNSDLGYNKGNIKLDVGNGTYIELFPFAMYQTKGRGCIAHFALRVDNLAMAIEHMESHGLDILRGPFTVRFLESTKVINKVAFYAGPDGEEIELIESLNS